A stretch of Macadamia integrifolia cultivar HAES 741 chromosome 7, SCU_Mint_v3, whole genome shotgun sequence DNA encodes these proteins:
- the LOC122084010 gene encoding LOW QUALITY PROTEIN: protein LAZ1 homolog 2 (The sequence of the model RefSeq protein was modified relative to this genomic sequence to represent the inferred CDS: deleted 2 bases in 1 codon) has product MVENVYGMASINILEYGEVYTKLHQPAVILGGCFVLVALVLSIHLIFQHLRSYTNPEEQKWMVAVIFMVPVYASESIISLWNPRFSIACDILRNCYESFALYAFGRYLVACLGGEERVMELLECESRKQLSKPSVKEDKPLLEQAAHKRSFLNFFLQPSALGKDLYRTVKFGLVQYMILKTLCAFLAFLLELFGVYGDGEFMWYYGYPYIAAVLNFSQMWALYCLVQFYNVTHQRLQPIQPLAKFISFKAIVFATWWQGVGIAILCALGVLPNDWKFRNGLQDFLICIEMAIAAVAHVFVFLAEPYRLLPISEHGKVSSKETRAILKLEEGGKEEPAFIERTETHVETPKTSVSKSVQDIVVGGGEHVMKDVVLIINQAMEPVEKGVTKIQDKIHLVSMGSDSSNSKEQDSKAEVEYVDENITDGKEQGSKTEVEYVKENITESGSQVDKRTPDQIECAWIIGFRDKMQVPPEGFF; this is encoded by the exons ATGGTAGAAAATGTATATGGAATGGCATCCATTAACATCTTAGAGTATGGAGAAGTATATACAAAGCTTCATCAACCAGCGGTCATCTTAGGAGGATGCTTTGTCCTGGTTGCGTTGGTACTCTCCATCCATCTGATTTTCCAGCATCTTCGATCTTACACCAACCCAGAG GAACAGAAATGGATGGTGGCGGTTATTTTCATGGTTCCTGTCTATGCAAGCGAGTCT ATAATATCCTTGTGGAACCCGAGATTTTCCATTGCATGTGATATCCTGAGGAACTGCTATGAATCGTTTGCTTTGTATGCTTTCGGAAGATATTTGGTTGCCTGCCTTG GTGGCGAAGAAAGAGTCATGGAACTACTAGAATGTGAATCAAGAAAACAACTCTCCAAAccatcagtgaag gaagacaagccATTGCTAGAACAAGCAGCACATAAGAGATCATTTCTCAACTTTTTCCTCCAGCCAAGTGCACTTGGAAAAGACTTGTACAGAACAGTGAAATTTGGTCTTGTACAATAC ATGATTCTGAAGACTCTTTGTGCATTCCTTGCCTTCTTGTTGGAACTCTTTGGCGTTTATGGTGATGGAGAATTCATGTGGTACTATGG GTACCCATATATAGCAGCAGTGCTGAACTTCAGTCAGATGTGGGCTTTATATTGTCTCGTGCAGTTCTACAATGTGACTCATCAGAGACTACAACCAATACAACCACTTGCAAAGTTCATCAGCTTCAAGGCCATCGTATTTGCAACTTGGTGGCAAGGTGTTGGTATCGCAATATTGTGCGCACTTGGCGTTTTACCTAATGACTGGAAATTTCGAAATGGATTACAGGATTTTCTCATCTGCATAGAA ATGGCTATTGCAGCTGTTGCCCATGTGTTCGTCTTCTTGGCAGAACCTTACCGCTTGCTGCCTATTTCTGAACACGGGAAGGTCTCCAGCAAAGAAACCAGAGCCATACTAAAGCTGGAAGAGGGTGGTAAGGAGGAACCAGCTTTCATTGAAAGAACTGAAACTCATGTTGAGACTCCCAAGACAAGTGTCAGTAAGAGTGTTCAAGACATTGTTGTTGGAGGCGGCGAACAT gttatgaaggatgttgtATTGATCATTAATCAAGCGATGGAACCTGTGGAGAAAGGCGTAACGAAGATACAAGATAAGATCCATCTTGTCTCAATGGGATCCGATAGCTCCAATAGCAAGGAGCAAGATTCAAAGGCCGAAGTTGAATATGTTGATGAAAACATCACCGATGGCAAGGAACAAGGTTCAAAGACAGAAGTTGAATATGTTAAGGAAAACATCACCGAAAGTGGGTCTCAAGTG GACAAAAGGACGCCAGACCAAATTGAATGTGCCTGGATAATTGGTTTTAGAGATAAAATGCAAGTCCCACCAGAGGGGTTCTTTTAG
- the LOC122084011 gene encoding probable nucleoside diphosphate kinase 5 isoform X1, translated as MDGNGSLFFFLLCLMLLLGRFPSFASKEKEKTLAMIKPDGFSGNYTGEIKRVILRSGFSILKEKIVHLDKENVSIFYAEHSKRTFFPSLVAYMTSGPVVVMVLEKVNAIADWRALIGPTDAQKAKVTQPDSIRALCGLDLERNCVHGSDSPQSAAREISFFFGEMLSSGEGITNHDEL; from the exons ATGGATGGAAATGGAAGtctgttcttcttcttactgTGTTTGATGCTTCTTCTTGGCAG ATTTCCAAGCTTTGCCagtaaagagaaagagaagaccCTGGCAATGATAAAACCAGATGGTTTTTCTGGTAACTACACAGGCGAGATAAAGAGAGTTATTCTGCGGTCAGGTTTCAGCATCCTTAAGGAGAAGATAGTTCATCTTGACAAGGAGAATGTGTCAATATTTTATGCTGAGCACTCTAAACGGACTTTCTTTCCTAGCCTTGTGGCATACATGACAAG TGGTCCAGTGGTTGTTATGGTTTTGGAGAAGGTGAATGCTATTGCTGATTGGCGTGCTTTGATTGGACCAACTGATGCACAAAAAGCTAAAGTTACACAACCAGACAG TATCAGAGCCCTCTGTGGGTTGGATTTGGAAAGAAATTGTGTTCATGGTTCAGATTCTCCTCAATCTGCTGCAAGGgagatttcatttttctttgggGAGATGTTATCATCAG GAGAAGGTATCACAAATCACGATGAACTATAG
- the LOC122084011 gene encoding probable nucleoside diphosphate kinase 5 isoform X2 gives MIKPDGFSGNYTGEIKRVILRSGFSILKEKIVHLDKENVSIFYAEHSKRTFFPSLVAYMTSGPVVVMVLEKVNAIADWRALIGPTDAQKAKVTQPDSIRALCGLDLERNCVHGSDSPQSAAREISFFFGEMLSSGEGITNHDEL, from the exons ATGATAAAACCAGATGGTTTTTCTGGTAACTACACAGGCGAGATAAAGAGAGTTATTCTGCGGTCAGGTTTCAGCATCCTTAAGGAGAAGATAGTTCATCTTGACAAGGAGAATGTGTCAATATTTTATGCTGAGCACTCTAAACGGACTTTCTTTCCTAGCCTTGTGGCATACATGACAAG TGGTCCAGTGGTTGTTATGGTTTTGGAGAAGGTGAATGCTATTGCTGATTGGCGTGCTTTGATTGGACCAACTGATGCACAAAAAGCTAAAGTTACACAACCAGACAG TATCAGAGCCCTCTGTGGGTTGGATTTGGAAAGAAATTGTGTTCATGGTTCAGATTCTCCTCAATCTGCTGCAAGGgagatttcatttttctttgggGAGATGTTATCATCAG GAGAAGGTATCACAAATCACGATGAACTATAG